One genomic segment of Thalassospiraceae bacterium LMO-SO8 includes these proteins:
- a CDS encoding CPBP family intramembrane glutamic endopeptidase — protein sequence MAAAARPGVRLSLLVVLFYAGWIKFAAGDTDVYLIDYAQRALIIALGWAALTDSFRRPLPPITDRVWLLALGGAAAIIAVDTWTGGQDLRAAFDTALFPEVSFPPLENEVWQAVDLTFGLVLVAVSEELVFRRLWADWWNARGGGVTGLYAGSSLVFGLLHLPQGLADTAIAIVWGLLLMYLFRRGRSLALVILVHFVVDLWYFA from the coding sequence ATGGCCGCGGCGGCCCGCCCGGGGGTCCGGCTTAGCCTTCTCGTCGTCCTGTTCTATGCCGGCTGGATCAAGTTCGCCGCCGGCGACACCGACGTCTATCTGATCGACTACGCCCAGCGCGCGCTGATCATCGCCCTCGGCTGGGCGGCGCTGACGGACAGCTTCCGCCGCCCCCTGCCGCCGATCACCGACCGGGTCTGGCTTTTGGCCCTGGGCGGGGCCGCCGCGATCATCGCGGTGGATACCTGGACCGGCGGCCAGGACCTGCGCGCGGCCTTCGACACGGCGCTGTTTCCCGAAGTCTCCTTCCCGCCCCTGGAAAACGAGGTCTGGCAGGCCGTGGACCTGACCTTCGGCCTCGTCCTGGTCGCGGTGTCGGAGGAACTGGTGTTCCGCCGCCTGTGGGCCGATTGGTGGAATGCCCGGGGCGGCGGCGTCACCGGGTTGTATGCCGGATCATCTCTGGTGTTCGGTCTGCTGCACCTGCCCCAGGGCCTGGCCGATACGGCCATCGCCATCGTCTGGGGTCTGCTGCTGATGTATCTCTTCCGGCGAGGCCGCAGCCTGGCGCTGGTCATCCTGGTCCATTTCGTCGTGGACCTCTGGTATTTCGCCTAG
- a CDS encoding molybdopterin-binding protein, with translation MNEPKTVTACLIIIGNEILSGRTRDANLQFLGENLNALGIRLMEGRVIPDVEATIIANVNDARARFDYVFTTGGIGPTHDDITSACVAKAFGRRLIRHPDAEKLLLAHYKPEDVTEARMKMADVPEGSILLDNPVSRAPGFQVDNVFVLPGVPRIMQAMFDLFKHRLTGGAEMLSKSIASYTPEGKIAARLTALQDAYPALEIGSYPFSRDGKHGSTIVIRGTDAAAIAEAAEKLRTIMRDLGNEPQEVDL, from the coding sequence ATGAACGAACCCAAGACCGTCACCGCCTGCCTGATCATCATCGGAAACGAGATTTTGTCGGGCCGCACCCGCGACGCCAATCTGCAATTCCTGGGCGAAAACCTGAACGCGCTGGGCATCCGCCTGATGGAAGGCCGGGTCATCCCCGATGTCGAGGCCACCATCATCGCCAACGTGAACGACGCACGGGCCCGCTTCGACTACGTGTTCACCACGGGCGGCATCGGGCCGACCCATGACGACATCACCTCCGCCTGCGTCGCCAAGGCCTTCGGGCGCAGGCTGATCCGCCATCCCGACGCGGAAAAGCTGCTGCTCGCCCATTACAAGCCCGAGGACGTGACCGAGGCGCGCATGAAGATGGCCGACGTGCCCGAGGGCTCGATCCTGCTCGACAATCCGGTCAGCCGCGCCCCCGGGTTCCAGGTCGACAACGTGTTCGTGCTGCCGGGCGTGCCCCGGATCATGCAGGCCATGTTCGACCTGTTCAAACACCGGCTCACGGGCGGGGCGGAAATGCTGTCCAAATCCATCGCGTCCTACACGCCCGAGGGCAAGATCGCGGCCCGCCTGACGGCGTTGCAGGACGCCTATCCAGCGCTTGAGATCGGCAGCTATCCGTTTTCCCGCGACGGCAAACACGGCTCGACCATCGTCATCCGCGGCACGGACGCGGCCGCCATCGCGGAGGCGGCGGAAAAGCTCCGCACGATCATGCGCGACCTCGGCAACGAGCCCCAGGAAGTGGATCTGTAG
- a CDS encoding phosphoserine transaminase, translated as MPVPQKPSTRPANPCFSSGPCAKRPGWSFDNLKDAFLGRSHRHATGKAKLNEVITRSRKILGIPDDYYVGILPGSDTGAFEAAMWNLLGARGVDILSWENFGNEWTKDGVQELKLDNLRTFTAPFGELPDITQIDFDNDVVFTWNGTSSGVMVPDRGSWIPADRGGLTLVDATSCIFGVDLPWDKLDAVSWSWQKVMGGEAAHGMLALSPRAVERLNTFHPDRAIPKVFRLKKNGKINPEPFEGATLNTPSLLCVEDALDGLRWAEDIGGLPTLLGRVQSNFEALSRWVERTPWVDFLASDPKVRSCTSVTLKIVDPAFANLNEDDLRKTLRRIPKMCEAEGAGYDFSEHRSAPPGFRIWCGATVETSDLEALFPWIEWSFHQIRAELAGEAA; from the coding sequence ATGCCAGTTCCTCAGAAGCCGAGCACCCGCCCGGCCAATCCGTGCTTTTCCTCCGGCCCCTGCGCCAAGCGCCCCGGATGGTCCTTCGATAATCTCAAAGACGCCTTTCTCGGCCGTTCCCACCGCCATGCCACGGGCAAGGCGAAGCTGAACGAGGTCATCACCCGTTCCCGCAAGATCCTGGGTATTCCCGACGACTATTACGTCGGCATCCTGCCCGGTTCCGACACCGGCGCCTTCGAGGCCGCCATGTGGAACCTGCTGGGCGCGCGCGGCGTCGATATCCTGTCCTGGGAAAACTTCGGCAACGAATGGACCAAGGACGGCGTGCAGGAATTGAAGCTGGACAACCTGCGCACCTTCACCGCACCCTTCGGTGAACTGCCGGACATTACCCAGATCGATTTCGACAACGACGTGGTGTTCACCTGGAACGGCACGTCCTCGGGCGTCATGGTGCCGGACCGCGGGTCCTGGATTCCCGCCGACCGTGGTGGCCTGACATTGGTCGACGCGACGTCGTGCATCTTCGGCGTCGACCTGCCGTGGGACAAGCTGGATGCCGTGTCCTGGTCCTGGCAGAAGGTCATGGGCGGCGAGGCCGCGCACGGCATGCTCGCGCTCAGCCCCCGCGCGGTGGAGCGGCTTAACACCTTTCACCCGGACCGGGCGATCCCCAAGGTCTTCCGCCTGAAGAAAAACGGCAAGATCAATCCCGAGCCGTTCGAGGGCGCGACCCTCAACACGCCGTCCTTGCTGTGTGTCGAGGACGCGCTGGACGGTCTGCGCTGGGCCGAGGACATCGGCGGCCTGCCGACCCTTCTGGGCCGCGTGCAGTCGAACTTCGAGGCCCTGTCGCGCTGGGTGGAGCGTACCCCCTGGGTCGACTTCCTGGCGTCCGATCCGAAGGTGCGGTCGTGCACCTCGGTGACCCTGAAGATCGTCGATCCGGCCTTCGCGAACCTCAACGAGGACGATCTGCGCAAGACGCTGCGCCGCATCCCCAAGATGTGCGAAGCCGAAGGTGCGGGTTACGACTTCTCGGAACATCGGTCGGCCCCCCCGGGCTTCCGCATCTGGTGCGGCGCCACGGTGGAGACCTCGGACCTGGAGGCCTTGTTCCCCTGGATCGAGTGGTCGTTCCACCAGATCCGCGCCGAGCTTGCCGGTGAAGCCGCCTAA
- the sugE gene encoding quaternary ammonium compound efflux SMR transporter SugE: protein MSWIYLFVAGLFEIAWVIGLKYTDGFTRPLPSLATAAALIASMLLLGLAVRDLPLGTAYAVWTGIGTLGAAAFGIFLFHEPATLMRLACIGLIAAGIVGLKMTSA from the coding sequence ATGTCCTGGATCTACCTGTTTGTCGCGGGCCTGTTCGAAATCGCCTGGGTCATCGGCCTGAAATACACCGACGGCTTCACCCGCCCCCTGCCCAGCCTCGCCACGGCGGCGGCGCTGATCGCCAGCATGCTCCTGCTGGGCCTGGCGGTGCGCGACCTGCCGCTCGGCACCGCCTATGCGGTGTGGACCGGGATCGGCACCCTGGGGGCCGCCGCCTTCGGCATCTTCCTGTTCCATGAGCCCGCGACCCTCATGCGCCTCGCCTGCATCGGCCTGATCGCGGCGGGCATCGTGGGCTTGAAGATGACGTCGGCCTAG
- a CDS encoding (deoxy)nucleoside triphosphate pyrophosphohydrolase yields MSDGLPEGGCWDAEFRKSQGDVRTVIVVAAVLVDIDGRVLVAQRPEGKAMAGLWEFPGGKLEPGELPETALVRELKEELGIDLTESCLAPLTFASHLYDDFHLLMPVYVARQWKGEPRGLDGQALKWVQPVKLRELAMPPADEPLVALIRDFLG; encoded by the coding sequence ATGTCTGACGGCTTGCCCGAAGGCGGCTGCTGGGACGCGGAATTCCGCAAATCCCAGGGCGACGTGCGGACGGTCATCGTGGTCGCCGCCGTGCTGGTCGATATCGACGGGCGGGTGCTGGTCGCGCAAAGGCCCGAAGGCAAGGCCATGGCCGGCCTGTGGGAGTTTCCCGGCGGCAAGCTGGAGCCGGGGGAACTGCCGGAAACCGCCCTGGTCCGCGAACTGAAGGAAGAACTGGGCATCGATCTGACGGAAAGCTGCCTGGCGCCGCTGACCTTCGCCAGCCACCTGTATGACGATTTTCACCTGTTGATGCCGGTCTATGTCGCGCGCCAATGGAAGGGCGAGCCCCGGGGGCTCGACGGCCAGGCCCTTAAATGGGTGCAGCCGGTGAAACTGCGCGAACTGGCCATGCCGCCGGCGGACGAACCCCTGGTCGCCCTGATCCGCGATTTCCTGGGCTAG
- a CDS encoding phosphopyruvate hydratase gives MTASSATATTITAVKARRVWDSRGRPTVEADVTLAGGALGRAIAPAGASRGSNEAIDLRDGGPRFGGWDVTEALRQTNGAIAQAIVGMDAGDQAAVDQALIALDGTPNKANLGGNATIAVSMAVLHAAAAQAGQPLWKYLWDRGGHSGTPVLPLPEIQIFGGGAHAGRRIDVQDFMVIATGADDYEQALAWTAEVYIAAGKIMAERGLLQGVADEGGFWPAFDANEDAAETLVQAIEKAGLRPGEQVSISLDIAASEFGKNGRYRLAREDREMDSGELADMLLGWVGRYPIVSVEDPMSEDDADGFLAFAKAAPKTLQIVGDDFLVTNAGRVQAAARDGALNCALIKPNQAGTVTETKAAFDAARDAGIGAIVSARSGETEDVTIVHLAVGWGAKQLKVGSFTRSERMVKWNEGLRVADALGSAALPPRSAFPWG, from the coding sequence ATGACGGCCTCCTCCGCCACCGCCACCACCATCACCGCCGTCAAGGCCCGCCGCGTCTGGGATTCCCGGGGCCGCCCGACGGTCGAGGCCGACGTGACCCTGGCCGGCGGCGCGCTCGGCCGGGCCATCGCACCGGCGGGGGCGTCGCGCGGCAGCAATGAGGCCATCGACCTGCGTGACGGCGGTCCCCGGTTCGGCGGCTGGGACGTGACCGAGGCCCTGCGTCAGACCAACGGCGCCATCGCCCAGGCAATCGTCGGCATGGATGCCGGCGACCAGGCCGCCGTGGACCAGGCCCTGATCGCCCTGGACGGCACACCCAACAAGGCCAACCTGGGCGGCAACGCGACCATCGCCGTGTCCATGGCGGTGCTGCACGCCGCCGCCGCACAGGCAGGGCAGCCCCTGTGGAAATACCTATGGGACCGGGGCGGTCATTCCGGCACGCCGGTTCTGCCCCTGCCGGAAATCCAGATTTTCGGCGGCGGCGCCCATGCCGGGCGGCGCATCGACGTGCAGGATTTCATGGTCATCGCCACCGGGGCGGACGACTACGAACAGGCCCTGGCCTGGACCGCCGAGGTCTATATCGCCGCCGGCAAGATCATGGCCGAGCGCGGCCTGTTGCAGGGCGTCGCCGACGAGGGCGGCTTCTGGCCCGCCTTCGACGCCAACGAGGACGCCGCCGAAACCCTGGTCCAGGCCATCGAGAAGGCGGGGTTGAGGCCGGGCGAGCAGGTCTCCATCTCGCTCGACATCGCGGCGTCGGAATTCGGGAAGAACGGGCGCTATCGCCTGGCCCGCGAGGACCGGGAAATGGACAGCGGCGAACTCGCGGACATGCTGCTCGGCTGGGTCGGCCGCTATCCCATCGTGTCGGTCGAGGACCCCATGTCCGAGGACGACGCGGACGGCTTCCTGGCCTTCGCCAAGGCCGCGCCCAAGACCCTTCAGATCGTCGGCGACGACTTCCTGGTGACCAACGCCGGCCGGGTCCAGGCGGCGGCCCGCGACGGGGCGCTCAACTGCGCCCTGATCAAGCCGAACCAGGCCGGCACGGTGACGGAAACCAAGGCCGCCTTCGACGCCGCGCGGGATGCCGGAATCGGCGCCATCGTATCCGCCCGCTCGGGCGAGACCGAGGACGTGACCATCGTCCATCTGGCCGTCGGCTGGGGCGCCAAGCAGTTGAAGGTGGGATCGTTCACCCGTTCGGAACGCATGGTGAAATGGAACGAGGGCCTGCGCGTCGCCGACGCCCTCGGCTCCGCCGCCCTGCCGCCCCGGTCGGCGTTTCCCTGGGGCTGA
- a CDS encoding aminoglycoside phosphotransferase family protein: protein MNTIDADDFLTGFLRQNGLAAPDETPVYTALAGGVSSDIWRADLARGPVCVKRALAKLKVKADWFAPVERNAFEVAWMETANGLQPGIAPRVLAHDADQGVFAMAYLDPAGHPTWKDELHAGRADPAFARRVGECLKRVHAGTAGDDGMAQRFRTDETFYSIRLEPYLIATGRAHADLAPRMEALAKTTAAHREALVHGDVSPKNILVDGADPVFLDAECAWYGDPAFDLAFCLNHLLLKCLWTPAATDGFLACFDALAAGYAAAPDVEARAAALLPALFLARVDGKSPVEYITADADRDRVRRTARPLIMSPPPTLSGVRQAWERELRR from the coding sequence ATGAACACCATCGACGCGGACGACTTCCTGACGGGCTTCCTGCGCCAAAACGGCCTGGCCGCCCCGGACGAAACCCCCGTCTACACGGCCCTGGCCGGCGGCGTGTCGTCGGATATCTGGCGCGCGGACCTGGCGCGCGGGCCGGTCTGCGTCAAGCGCGCCCTGGCCAAGCTGAAGGTCAAGGCCGACTGGTTCGCGCCGGTGGAACGCAACGCCTTCGAGGTCGCCTGGATGGAAACCGCCAACGGCCTGCAACCCGGCATCGCCCCCCGGGTGCTGGCCCATGACGCGGATCAGGGCGTGTTCGCCATGGCCTATCTGGACCCGGCCGGCCATCCGACCTGGAAGGACGAACTGCATGCCGGGCGGGCCGACCCCGCCTTCGCGCGCAGGGTCGGCGAATGCCTGAAACGGGTTCACGCCGGGACGGCGGGCGACGACGGCATGGCGCAGCGGTTCAGGACCGACGAAACGTTCTATTCCATCCGCCTGGAGCCCTATCTGATCGCCACCGGCCGCGCCCATGCCGACCTCGCCCCCCGCATGGAGGCTCTGGCCAAGACCACGGCGGCGCACCGCGAGGCCCTGGTCCACGGCGACGTCAGCCCCAAGAACATCCTGGTCGACGGCGCCGATCCCGTGTTCCTCGACGCCGAATGCGCGTGGTACGGCGACCCGGCCTTCGACCTGGCGTTCTGCCTCAACCATCTGTTGCTGAAATGCCTGTGGACGCCCGCCGCGACGGACGGGTTCCTCGCCTGCTTCGACGCCCTGGCCGCCGGATACGCCGCCGCGCCCGACGTCGAGGCCCGGGCCGCCGCGCTGCTTCCGGCCTTGTTCCTGGCCCGCGTGGACGGTAAGTCTCCCGTCGAATACATCACCGCCGACGCCGACCGCGACCGCGTGCGGCGCACGGCCCGACCATTGATCATGTCGCCGCCGCCGACCCTGTCCGGCGTCCGCCAAGCCTGGGAAAGGGAACTCCGCCGATGA
- a CDS encoding chemotaxis protein CheB: MADSITSASGASPSPIQAMVVGASDVVAERVKAVLRRLGGVDLVAEATDGVDAVSHLRRRAIDVIFIDIGDPKVKLTTDLSRLLKVDRDAQIVLVATLTFANVKNAMAGLVAGAAEFVQAPARHTPHIAEPEFIRQIADLTLGLGRARRDKGTRVFAPPPAANRFEHPSPKELRQRRPHIPKAIAIASSTGGPQALFTLFTALPRDVTQPIFLTQHMPPGFTTALADHITRRTGWPCAEGKDGEQVKNGQVYMAPGGFHMIPRQSGNGVTIKIDDGPEESFCKPSAEPMMRGLIAAYGAENILFIVLTGMGSDGKAGAKAVADGGGTVVVQDKASSVVWGMPGAVAAAGDCHAVLPLGDLPKFIAQAAAGK; encoded by the coding sequence ATGGCGGACAGCATCACCAGCGCTTCAGGCGCCTCTCCCAGCCCGATTCAGGCCATGGTCGTCGGCGCGTCGGACGTCGTCGCCGAGCGCGTCAAGGCCGTGCTGCGCCGTCTGGGCGGGGTTGACCTCGTCGCCGAGGCCACGGACGGCGTCGACGCCGTCAGCCACCTGCGTCGCCGGGCCATCGACGTGATCTTCATCGACATCGGCGACCCCAAGGTCAAACTGACCACGGACCTGTCGCGTCTGCTGAAGGTCGACCGCGACGCCCAGATCGTGCTGGTCGCCACCCTGACCTTCGCCAACGTGAAGAACGCCATGGCCGGCCTGGTCGCCGGCGCCGCCGAATTCGTCCAGGCACCGGCCCGCCACACGCCGCATATCGCCGAACCCGAGTTCATCCGCCAGATCGCCGATCTGACCCTGGGCCTGGGCCGGGCGCGCCGCGACAAGGGCACCCGCGTGTTCGCCCCGCCGCCGGCCGCCAACCGCTTCGAACATCCGTCCCCCAAGGAGCTTCGCCAACGCCGCCCCCACATCCCGAAGGCGATCGCCATCGCCAGTTCGACCGGCGGCCCGCAGGCTCTGTTCACCCTGTTCACGGCCCTGCCCCGTGACGTGACCCAGCCGATCTTCCTGACCCAGCACATGCCGCCCGGGTTCACCACGGCCCTGGCCGATCACATCACCCGGCGCACGGGATGGCCCTGCGCCGAGGGCAAGGACGGCGAGCAGGTCAAGAACGGGCAGGTCTATATGGCGCCCGGCGGGTTCCACATGATCCCACGGCAGAGCGGAAACGGCGTGACGATCAAGATCGACGACGGCCCCGAGGAAAGCTTCTGCAAACCCTCGGCGGAACCCATGATGCGCGGCCTGATCGCCGCCTATGGCGCGGAAAACATCCTGTTCATCGTGCTGACCGGCATGGGATCGGACGGCAAGGCGGGGGCCAAGGCCGTCGCCGACGGCGGCGGTACCGTCGTCGTCCAGGACAAGGCCAGCAGCGTCGTCTGGGGCATGCCGGGGGCCGTGGCCGCCGCCGGGGACTGCCATGCGGTCCTGCCGCTGGGCGACCTGCCCAAGTTCATCGCCCAGGCGGCGGCGGGGAAGTAA
- a CDS encoding RT0821/Lpp0805 family surface protein produces MNTTKMQTTEQAGPAGARRTVRRAARGPVFAAVAALMGVVMLGGCVTNGTGSTGMKQGAGTLLGAGLGGLVGSKFGGGRGQLAAVAAGALLGGFMGNEVGASLDRADQMYQQRAQNTALHNADWQPVTWSNPESGNSGTVTPVRTIQNTNTGQLCREYQTSVTIGGRVEQGYGTACRTADGDWRLTNS; encoded by the coding sequence ATGAACACGACCAAAATGCAGACGACTGAACAGGCCGGTCCCGCCGGCGCCCGCCGGACGGTTCGGCGCGCGGCCCGCGGGCCCGTGTTCGCCGCCGTCGCCGCCCTGATGGGCGTGGTGATGCTGGGCGGCTGTGTCACCAACGGCACAGGGTCAACCGGCATGAAGCAGGGGGCCGGCACGTTGCTCGGCGCCGGGCTGGGTGGCCTGGTCGGCTCTAAATTCGGCGGCGGCCGCGGCCAGTTGGCGGCGGTTGCGGCGGGTGCCTTGCTCGGCGGCTTCATGGGCAACGAGGTCGGGGCCTCTCTCGACCGCGCCGACCAGATGTACCAGCAGCGCGCCCAGAACACGGCCCTGCACAATGCCGACTGGCAGCCCGTCACCTGGTCCAACCCGGAAAGCGGCAATTCCGGCACCGTCACGCCGGTCCGCACCATCCAGAACACCAACACCGGCCAGCTGTGCCGCGAATACCAGACCTCGGTGACCATCGGCGGCCGGGTCGAACAAGGCTACGGCACCGCCTGCCGCACCGCCGACGGCGACTGGCGCCTGACCAACAGCTAA
- the bluB gene encoding 5,6-dimethylbenzimidazole synthase yields MSDRPSANGAPTPPDFDAAFRDKLRDLFLWRRDVRRFLATPLPGGLLEGLLAQAALAPSVGNSQPWRFVIVEDAGRRKAVRDDFEQANQDALKGYSGERAQTYAGLKLAGLDKAPVQLAVFADRATERGHGLGQNTMPEMLPYSVVAAVNTLWLAARAAGVGVGWVSIIHPGRVASILDVPEDWHLVAYLCLGLPEEEHLEPELVRAGWQDRADVSEFILKR; encoded by the coding sequence ATGAGCGACCGCCCTTCAGCAAACGGCGCGCCGACGCCGCCCGATTTCGACGCCGCGTTCCGCGACAAGCTGCGCGACCTGTTCCTGTGGCGGCGCGACGTGCGGCGGTTCCTGGCCACCCCCCTGCCCGGCGGCCTGCTGGAGGGCCTGCTGGCCCAGGCGGCGCTGGCGCCCAGCGTCGGCAATTCCCAGCCCTGGCGGTTCGTCATCGTCGAGGACGCGGGCCGCCGCAAGGCGGTGCGCGACGATTTCGAGCAGGCCAACCAGGACGCCCTCAAGGGCTATTCCGGGGAGCGCGCCCAAACCTATGCGGGGCTGAAGCTGGCGGGGCTGGACAAGGCGCCCGTGCAGTTGGCCGTGTTCGCCGACCGGGCGACGGAGCGCGGCCACGGGCTCGGCCAGAACACCATGCCGGAAATGCTGCCTTATTCCGTGGTCGCGGCGGTCAATACCCTGTGGCTGGCGGCGCGGGCGGCGGGGGTCGGCGTCGGCTGGGTGTCGATCATCCATCCGGGGAGGGTCGCATCAATCCTCGACGTGCCCGAGGACTGGCACCTGGTCGCCTATCTGTGCCTGGGCCTGCCCGAGGAAGAGCACCTGGAGCCGGAACTGGTGCGCGCCGGCTGGCAGGACCGGGCCGACGTGTCCGAATTCATTCTCAAGCGCTGA
- a CDS encoding cyclic nucleotide-binding domain-containing protein has product METNLAGKTYEVQTESDGKWTFFASHNVKSQAIQQAQALLDSHKYSGVKVIAESDRKGDEIIFNERAEVTDKGLTVVPIDSSPVCETLADCYQLEARRTIGRLLRQYLDDVGMTAMELAFDFGRLKMLERDDKLYIGALSRLATLQIDKDSGEKPIDRQNKLERLYNQLMANAQKMMRREDLNEALQAGGLQALIDKVNAEAPAEDRHMLILAGLAAYMGEQGDWSGKIESLARLLDGQAGVVVQAYVDEALAEILDGTAAITELLGGVADAASAHRMLVQLCQGRLPEVKNPLSCINELNTIMAAYELENARDAILGRVARGIGGVKPMTREGKEGERTALVTLIRNLEGYAGLLGGPQMAEALTLRAKMALGREDGDLSAEDAVASILAYLPSLPSRAGFVLDLSATDTGAKQQAAVVRNLAQAMRGLSGIDALTGGGQDAAMAKRVAGVLKEKIAAAGLPEELKRTAAATLDKALANAPANAAAANGAAPQEKRWDDGAQKPAQPAPAAAKPAPAPAPAPAATPTNGGGKGPEQRKLVKGQILFEEGDAGTEAFLISSGAIEIYRRGAIEQSLATLGPGELLGELSLIDDQPRAASARAADNSVLIVLSKESLKTRLQRLEQTDKVLHRLMGVLVNRLRGMARSAE; this is encoded by the coding sequence ATGGAAACGAACCTTGCGGGGAAAACCTACGAGGTCCAGACCGAATCCGACGGTAAGTGGACTTTTTTCGCATCCCATAACGTAAAATCGCAGGCCATTCAGCAGGCGCAGGCGCTGTTGGATTCCCATAAATATTCAGGCGTCAAGGTGATCGCCGAAAGCGACCGCAAGGGCGACGAAATCATCTTCAACGAACGGGCCGAGGTCACGGACAAGGGCCTGACCGTCGTGCCCATCGATTCCTCGCCGGTTTGCGAGACCCTGGCCGATTGCTATCAGCTGGAGGCCCGCCGCACGATCGGGCGTCTGTTGCGCCAGTACCTGGACGACGTCGGCATGACGGCCATGGAACTGGCCTTCGATTTCGGCCGCCTGAAGATGCTGGAGCGCGACGACAAGCTCTACATCGGCGCCCTGTCGCGTCTGGCCACTTTGCAGATCGACAAGGATAGCGGCGAAAAGCCCATCGACCGTCAGAACAAGCTGGAACGCCTGTACAACCAGCTCATGGCCAACGCGCAGAAGATGATGCGGCGCGAGGACCTGAACGAGGCTCTCCAGGCGGGCGGGTTGCAGGCCCTGATCGACAAGGTCAACGCCGAGGCCCCGGCCGAAGACCGCCACATGCTGATTCTGGCCGGCCTCGCCGCCTATATGGGCGAGCAGGGCGATTGGAGCGGCAAGATCGAATCCCTGGCTAGGCTGCTCGACGGGCAGGCGGGCGTCGTCGTCCAGGCCTATGTCGACGAGGCGCTGGCGGAAATCCTCGACGGCACCGCCGCCATCACGGAACTATTGGGCGGCGTCGCCGACGCGGCATCCGCCCACCGCATGCTGGTTCAGCTGTGCCAAGGGCGCCTGCCGGAGGTGAAGAATCCGCTCAGCTGCATCAACGAGCTGAACACGATCATGGCGGCCTACGAGTTGGAGAACGCGCGGGACGCCATTCTGGGCCGGGTCGCCCGCGGCATCGGCGGGGTCAAGCCGATGACCCGCGAAGGCAAGGAAGGCGAGCGCACGGCCCTGGTCACCCTGATCCGCAATCTCGAAGGCTATGCCGGGCTGCTCGGCGGCCCGCAGATGGCCGAGGCCCTGACCCTGCGCGCCAAGATGGCCCTGGGCCGCGAGGACGGGGATCTCAGCGCCGAGGATGCCGTCGCCAGCATCCTCGCCTATCTGCCGTCCCTGCCGTCGCGGGCGGGCTTCGTGCTCGACCTGTCGGCCACGGATACGGGCGCCAAGCAGCAGGCCGCCGTGGTCCGCAATCTGGCCCAGGCCATGCGGGGGCTGAGCGGCATCGACGCCCTGACCGGCGGCGGTCAGGACGCGGCGATGGCCAAACGGGTGGCGGGCGTGTTGAAGGAAAAGATCGCCGCCGCCGGCCTGCCCGAGGAACTGAAACGCACGGCCGCCGCGACCCTGGACAAGGCCCTCGCCAATGCGCCGGCGAATGCGGCCGCGGCGAACGGCGCGGCGCCCCAGGAAAAGCGTTGGGACGACGGCGCCCAGAAACCGGCGCAGCCGGCACCGGCCGCCGCCAAACCCGCCCCGGCGCCGGCGCCGGCACCGGCGGCAACCCCGACCAACGGCGGCGGCAAGGGGCCGGAACAGCGCAAGCTGGTCAAGGGTCAGATCCTGTTCGAGGAAGGCGACGCCGGGACCGAGGCGTTCCTGATTTCCTCGGGCGCCATCGAAATCTACCGGCGCGGCGCCATCGAGCAGAGCCTGGCCACGCTCGGCCCGGGGGAATTGCTGGGGGAACTGTCGCTGATCGACGATCAACCGCGCGCCGCCTCGGCCCGCGCCGCCGACAATTCGGTGCTGATCGTGCTGTCCAAGGAATCGCTCAAGACCCGCCTGCAACGCCTGGAACAGACCGACAAGGTCCTGCACCGGCTGATGGGCGTGCTGGTCAACCGCCTGCGCGGCATGGCCCGTTCGGCGGAATAG